The following proteins come from a genomic window of Polyangiaceae bacterium:
- a CDS encoding DUF4347 domain-containing protein, with protein MSRIWSAGARLYQSLDRVDERIAAGSWQEALVRVLNLERPIAELQVWAHGKWGDVRLGPQALELDSFQRPSSELRQLRERLAPGALVWFRTCETFGAHRGQAFASVAADWLGCTVAGHTHVIGYWQSGLHVLAPGAKPTWSADEGLLRGTPEHPLQALPSTPFAPNTVTCLEGSIPAHFT; from the coding sequence TTGAGCAGGATCTGGAGCGCGGGTGCCCGGCTGTACCAGAGCCTCGATCGCGTGGACGAGCGCATCGCGGCCGGCAGCTGGCAGGAGGCCCTGGTTCGGGTCTTGAACCTCGAACGGCCGATCGCTGAGCTGCAGGTCTGGGCGCACGGCAAGTGGGGCGACGTGAGGCTCGGCCCGCAGGCCCTCGAGCTCGACTCCTTCCAGCGCCCGAGCTCGGAGCTTCGGCAGCTTCGCGAGCGCCTCGCCCCCGGCGCCCTGGTTTGGTTTCGCACCTGCGAGACCTTTGGCGCCCACCGCGGGCAGGCGTTCGCGTCCGTCGCCGCCGACTGGCTGGGCTGCACCGTTGCCGGGCACACGCACGTCATTGGCTACTGGCAGAGCGGCTTGCACGTGCTCGCGCCCGGAGCGAAGCCGACGTGGTCCGCCGACGAGGGACTGCTGCGCGGCACGCCGGAGCATCCGCTGCAGGCGCTACCGTCCACGCCCTTCGCGCCCAACACCGTGACCTGCCTGGAGGGCAGCATCCCGGCTCACTTCACGTAG
- a CDS encoding alkane 1-monooxygenase: protein MSISIDLKSDEGSASVPRIWARHLLCLSMPLSTLSFVATGPHPASLSVLWLLVVVASVLIDNRAGPARQQPAEQVSAWPFDAILYLLVALQVVNLLLMARMFALGGLLRVDTLVAAVLLSVNSGYSAIVVAHELIHRRERHLQVLGRLLLVTVCYEHFFTEHVRGHHVRVGTLDDPATARFGETFHQFWRRTVPAQFRSALALEKKRLGDADMRLWDRRMLKNRVVHGLVAELTLAAALLAVFGPAAMVVFLLQALGAIRLLEAVNYFEHWGLSRAGRKVTPLDSWDAESWFTLYSLVGLSRHADHHAHATRPYEKLRHFEESPKLPRGYFGMVVMVLFRNRRFIELMTRRMEVRRLGPFAIG from the coding sequence ATGAGTATTTCCATAGACTTGAAGAGCGACGAGGGCTCGGCGTCGGTGCCCCGGATCTGGGCTCGTCATCTCCTGTGCTTGAGCATGCCGCTATCGACCCTGAGCTTCGTCGCCACGGGACCTCACCCGGCAAGTCTTTCCGTCCTGTGGCTGCTCGTCGTGGTCGCGTCCGTCTTGATCGACAACCGCGCCGGGCCGGCGCGGCAGCAGCCCGCGGAGCAGGTTTCGGCGTGGCCCTTCGACGCCATCTTGTATCTCTTGGTCGCGCTTCAAGTCGTGAACCTGCTGCTCATGGCGCGGATGTTCGCGCTTGGGGGACTGCTGCGCGTCGACACTCTGGTGGCCGCAGTGCTCCTTTCGGTGAACTCCGGCTACTCTGCCATCGTCGTCGCCCACGAGCTCATCCATCGACGCGAGCGACATCTCCAGGTCTTGGGTCGACTGCTGCTGGTGACGGTCTGCTACGAGCACTTCTTCACGGAGCACGTCCGAGGACACCACGTTCGCGTGGGGACGTTGGACGATCCCGCCACCGCACGGTTCGGCGAGACCTTCCACCAGTTCTGGCGGCGAACCGTTCCCGCGCAGTTCCGCAGCGCCTTGGCTCTGGAGAAGAAGCGTCTGGGAGATGCCGACATGAGGCTTTGGGACCGCCGCATGCTGAAGAACCGCGTCGTGCACGGGCTCGTCGCCGAGCTGACCCTGGCCGCGGCGCTGCTGGCCGTGTTCGGTCCCGCCGCGATGGTCGTGTTTCTGCTGCAAGCACTCGGGGCGATTCGCCTGCTGGAGGCGGTGAACTACTTCGAGCACTGGGGCCTCTCGCGCGCGGGACGCAAGGTGACACCCCTGGATTCTTGGGACGCCGAGTCCTGGTTCACCCTGTATTCCCTGGTGGGACTTTCTCGGCACGCGGATCACCACGCCCACGCCACTCGCCCCTACGAGAAGCTCCGCCACTTCGAAGAAAGTCCGAAGCTGCCGCGGGGTTACTTCGGGATGGTCGTGATGGTGCTGTTTCGGAATCGGCGCTTCATCGAGCTCATGACTCGACGCATGGAAGTTCGGCGCCTCGGCCCCTTTGCCATCGGCTGA
- a CDS encoding TetR/AcrR family transcriptional regulator, producing MTSEERAPLSREAAKAQTREALVDAAMAAFAEEGLDTPSLDAICARAGYTRGAFYVHFKDRDDLVAAVMERVIGQLIEAFVASGAALDLRKTIRGFAASVAQGAFPTPSAVLSHQLMQACARSSYLRERYASLLRGAMNRVAEVARQGQAEGSLRKDVDPERLGELLVAIVLGVQTLTELELRVDASGAGASLIRMLETE from the coding sequence GTGACGTCCGAAGAGCGAGCGCCCCTGAGTCGGGAGGCGGCCAAGGCCCAAACCCGCGAGGCCTTGGTCGACGCCGCCATGGCAGCGTTCGCGGAAGAAGGGCTCGACACTCCGAGTCTGGACGCCATCTGCGCTCGAGCGGGCTACACCCGAGGGGCCTTCTACGTTCACTTCAAGGATCGCGACGACTTGGTCGCGGCCGTGATGGAGCGCGTCATCGGTCAGCTGATAGAAGCCTTCGTTGCTTCCGGTGCCGCGCTCGATCTGCGCAAGACGATTCGAGGCTTCGCTGCATCCGTCGCTCAGGGAGCATTCCCCACCCCGAGCGCCGTGCTCAGCCACCAGCTGATGCAGGCGTGTGCGCGATCGTCCTACCTGCGTGAGCGCTACGCTTCGCTCCTGCGCGGTGCCATGAACCGCGTCGCGGAGGTTGCTCGTCAGGGTCAAGCCGAGGGTTCGCTTCGGAAGGACGTCGATCCCGAGCGCCTCGGTGAGCTGCTGGTCGCCATTGTCTTGGGCGTGCAGACGCTCACGGAGCTCGAGCTGCGGGTGGACGCGAGCGGCGCCGGTGCATCGCTGATTCGAATGCTCGAGACGGAGTAG
- a CDS encoding polysaccharide deacetylase family protein, with amino-acid sequence MVALAGCSAPADDDHATVSDDTKAAWEDAYEQVEMGKADSTGCSGVVVPDKSGFEKHVALTFDDGPNPETTPTVLDILAQHGIKATFFVNGMRVSSDAARAVLQRILAEGHILGNHSQHHLNLKTQSISKVDQEVKNTHDILLAAGDTPKYFRFPFGSASCGGIDLVHNYGYTVTGWHIDTGDWCYASSAGGVGYCAPSTFQYVPDQYRGDLEGYAISEVKRKNGGIMLFHDIHQNTVNHLDSIISKLEADGFTFVRVDDTSTFPLLNGITPPPKPFVGDPCASDADCNFSEGSQQGSCYLFTPTGGSQQAGFCTLACEGVCPDSYGKAPTFCTSLDGGQSGNCVSKQSSLNGECSKIPGTSAQTADRFIGSSSASPSSTMACLPN; translated from the coding sequence ATGGTGGCTCTCGCAGGATGCAGTGCTCCCGCGGACGACGATCACGCGACGGTGAGCGACGACACCAAGGCAGCCTGGGAGGACGCCTACGAGCAGGTGGAGATGGGCAAGGCGGACTCCACGGGATGCTCTGGCGTGGTCGTTCCGGACAAGAGTGGCTTCGAAAAGCACGTCGCGCTCACCTTCGACGACGGGCCCAACCCCGAGACTACGCCGACGGTGCTCGACATCCTCGCCCAGCACGGCATCAAGGCGACGTTCTTCGTGAACGGAATGCGGGTGAGCTCCGACGCCGCGCGGGCGGTGCTCCAGCGCATCCTCGCCGAAGGACACATCCTCGGCAATCACTCCCAGCACCACCTGAACCTCAAGACGCAATCCATCTCGAAGGTGGATCAAGAGGTGAAGAACACCCATGACATCTTGCTGGCCGCAGGTGACACGCCGAAGTACTTCCGCTTCCCGTTCGGCTCCGCCAGCTGCGGAGGGATCGATCTCGTCCACAACTACGGCTACACGGTGACCGGGTGGCACATCGACACCGGCGACTGGTGCTACGCGTCCTCCGCCGGCGGCGTCGGATACTGCGCCCCCAGCACCTTCCAATACGTTCCCGACCAGTACCGTGGGGATCTGGAGGGCTACGCGATCTCCGAGGTGAAACGGAAGAACGGCGGCATCATGCTGTTCCACGACATTCACCAAAACACCGTGAATCACCTCGACTCCATCATTTCCAAGCTGGAGGCCGACGGCTTCACCTTCGTGCGGGTGGACGACACGAGCACCTTCCCGTTGCTCAATGGCATCACGCCGCCGCCCAAGCCGTTCGTCGGCGACCCCTGCGCCTCGGACGCTGACTGCAACTTCTCGGAAGGCAGCCAGCAAGGCTCCTGCTACTTGTTCACGCCCACCGGCGGCAGTCAGCAAGCAGGCTTCTGCACCCTCGCCTGCGAAGGCGTCTGCCCCGACAGCTACGGCAAGGCACCCACCTTCTGCACCAGCCTTGACGGCGGGCAGAGCGGGAACTGCGTCTCCAAGCAGAGCTCGCTGAACGGTGAGTGCTCCAAGATCCCGGGCACGAGCGCGCAGACCGCGGATCGCTTCATTGGCTCGAGCTCGGCATCTCCCAGCTCGACCATGGCCTGCCTGCCGAACTGA
- a CDS encoding SUMF1/EgtB/PvdO family nonheme iron enzyme, which yields MLALLGSGCEEPEKPVARPTSSVVVLAPAPPPMECRFEPVSQPGNGGAKSGAQLCYSSGETVPWWTQYIAEGGAEDAGVDAAEAGAEEEPPCPPEMVLVEGEYCPKVKQKCLKYLDDQGPGGFLSHHRCAVFERPAICAGEREHRRFCIDRDEYTPEGEKLPLVDQSWTMSRELCESQGKRLCFESEWQFACEGEAMLPYPYGFERDAKRCNHDLTDLTRRGKLRDLRVASDARPECVSPFGVRNMVGNVDEWTYRDEFIAPYRASLRGGWWLAGRNNCIAATTGHDEYYHGPQTGVRCCANAR from the coding sequence ATGCTCGCGCTCCTGGGCTCAGGCTGCGAAGAGCCGGAAAAACCGGTGGCGCGCCCTACATCCAGCGTGGTGGTGCTGGCGCCGGCGCCGCCGCCCATGGAGTGTCGCTTCGAGCCGGTCAGCCAGCCTGGCAACGGTGGCGCCAAGAGTGGCGCCCAGCTCTGCTACTCGTCGGGAGAAACGGTTCCCTGGTGGACTCAGTACATTGCCGAGGGTGGCGCGGAAGACGCGGGCGTCGACGCCGCGGAGGCCGGCGCGGAAGAAGAGCCTCCCTGCCCGCCGGAGATGGTGCTGGTGGAGGGTGAGTACTGCCCAAAGGTGAAGCAGAAGTGCTTGAAGTACCTCGATGACCAGGGACCGGGCGGTTTCTTGAGTCATCATCGCTGCGCCGTCTTCGAGCGTCCGGCGATTTGTGCCGGCGAGCGCGAGCATCGACGCTTCTGCATCGACCGCGACGAGTACACACCCGAAGGGGAGAAGCTCCCGCTCGTGGATCAGTCGTGGACCATGAGCCGCGAGCTCTGCGAGAGCCAAGGCAAGCGCCTGTGCTTCGAGAGCGAGTGGCAGTTCGCCTGCGAAGGGGAAGCCATGCTTCCCTACCCGTACGGCTTCGAGCGCGACGCGAAACGCTGCAACCACGACCTGACGGATCTCACGCGCCGAGGGAAGCTACGCGACCTTCGCGTAGCCTCGGACGCGCGGCCGGAATGCGTGAGCCCGTTCGGGGTCCGCAACATGGTGGGCAACGTCGACGAATGGACCTACCGCGACGAGTTCATCGCGCCCTACCGAGCATCGCTCCGGGGCGGCTGGTGGCTCGCCGGCCGCAACAACTGCATCGCCGCCACCACCGGCCACGACGAGTACTATCACGGCCCTCAGACCGGGGTTCGCTGCTGCGCCAACGCCCGCTAA